The Pseudomonas sp. PDM14 genomic interval CGCGCCAGCCTGGACTGGAGCTACGCGCTGCTCAGCCCGCTGGAGCAGGTGGCGTTGCAACGCATGGCGATCTTCAAGACCAGCTTCACCCTGCGCACCGCGCTCACCGTGATCGGCTGCGAGCGCATCGACGAACACGGCCTGCTCGCCGTCATCGCGCAGCTGGCGGCGAAATCGCTATTGATGGTCGAACCCGGCGAGGGGCAGATGCGCTACCGCCTGCTGACGACCACTCGCGATTACGCCCTGGAAAAACTCCGCACCAGTGGCGAGCTGACTGCCCTGCAACAGCGCCGTGCACGCCACTGGGAACCGGCGCCGCCACGCAGCCCGGTGGCGGCCCTGGTGCCACGCCTGATCGACACCCTGGCGTTTCCACGTCAAGCGCCGCGCGGCGCGCCACGCTTCGCGGTGTGAACGCTGCGGCTAGAGCCGGCTGCCGCGCCAGAGCCCCGGCAACGGCGGCAGCACCCCCAGGCGCACGGCAGCACCACTGACCACCTGCACCCACTCGTCCGTCGCCACCATCATCGGTGCCAGGCGCGACACGCTGCGCCGCCAGGCGAGCGGATTGGTGCCGACGATGCGGCTGAAGAATCGCGAGAAATGCGCCTGGTCGAAGAAGCCGCACTCCACGGCGATCTGCGTCAGCGTCAGCTCGGTGGTGCAGATCAGTGTCTTGGCCAGCGCCACGCGCTCGCGGCGCAACCAGTCCTGCGGGCTGTACCCGGTGCTGGCCTTGAAGGCGCGGGCGAAGTGGCTGCGCGAGAGGCCGCAGGCACTGGCCAGCGCGTCGACGCTGATGCCCTGGCTGAGGTGCGTGCGAATCAGCTGCTTGGCCAGGCGTACCCGCCAGCCTGGCAGGCGGCCAGTGGCGGGGGCGCGTGTTGCGCCGCGGCTGA includes:
- a CDS encoding helix-turn-helix domain-containing protein → MSYAAPRAILEPVSRGATRAPATGRLPGWRVRLAKQLIRTHLSQGISVDALASACGLSRSHFARAFKASTGYSPQDWLRRERVALAKTLICTTELTLTQIAVECGFFDQAHFSRFFSRIVGTNPLAWRRSVSRLAPMMVATDEWVQVVSGAAVRLGVLPPLPGLWRGSRL